Proteins from a single region of Bacteroidota bacterium:
- a CDS encoding glycogen/starch/alpha-glucan phosphorylase, which produces MGFKDNSPYFTDYDSGRKFDLLTKLAEHIEYDLGKDKHTLTQDDAFKGLAHTIRDKMMHDWIRTQKIYFKDDVKKVHYLSMEFLMGRLLGNSLINLDYYNKCFHLLEQIGYKLEDIREVEHDMGLGNGGLGRLAACFLDSLSTLQIPAFGYGIRYEYGIFEQEFDETGAQIEKPDDWLSYGNPWEVIRPEILYRVKFFGTVEIYKDEKGNNRCKWVNTDDVLAVAYDTPIPGYKNETVNTLRLWQAKSTHEFKLQDFNKGDYFSAVQSKNDSEIISKVLYPNDSFQHGKILRLKQQYFFVSATIQDIIKNYKKNHKDFSQFADKNALQLNDTHPTIAIPELMRVLLDEEGLSWEESWKITTNTFGYTNHTVVPEAMEEWSIDLFGKLLPRHLQIIYDINANFLHEVKKNVKNDIPTIAKLSIIREGETKYIKMANLAIIGSHSVNGVAALHTQILKDTIFKHFYDLYPEKFNNKTNGITPRRFLKKANPFLSGLITDKIGKGWVKDLDKLRKLEKFADEEEFVENWMNAKWLNKQALIAYIEKNHNIKINPESLFDVQVKRIHEYKRQLLNALHVIHLYNRIKINPDSVKVPRTILFGGKAAPGYDKAKLIIKLINNIARVINNDKEVGDTLKVLFIPNYSVSLAEKIIPAADLSEQISTAGLEASGTGNMKFALNGALTIGTLDGANVEILEEVGDDNIFIFGLKADEVAYMKETGYTPMDYYNKSETLQKILNQIQYNVFSKDEPGVFQSIIDDLLHVDNYFVLADFENYINTQLLVEQTYLDKKSWNKKSILNVARIGKFSSDRTISEYARDIWHISPYKI; this is translated from the coding sequence ATGGGATTTAAAGACAACTCGCCATATTTTACTGATTACGACTCGGGCAGAAAATTCGACCTGCTTACAAAGCTTGCCGAACATATTGAATATGATTTAGGAAAAGATAAACACACACTCACTCAGGATGATGCATTCAAAGGGCTGGCTCATACTATACGAGATAAGATGATGCATGACTGGATACGCACTCAGAAAATTTATTTTAAAGATGATGTAAAGAAAGTTCATTATCTTTCCATGGAGTTTTTAATGGGAAGATTACTCGGCAACTCACTCATTAATTTAGATTATTACAATAAGTGTTTTCATTTATTAGAGCAGATTGGTTACAAGCTTGAAGATATCCGTGAAGTTGAGCACGATATGGGACTTGGTAATGGCGGTCTTGGAAGGCTTGCAGCATGTTTTTTGGATTCACTTTCTACTCTGCAAATTCCTGCTTTCGGATATGGAATAAGATATGAATACGGAATTTTTGAACAGGAGTTTGATGAAACCGGCGCACAGATAGAAAAACCCGATGACTGGCTTTCATACGGAAATCCATGGGAAGTTATAAGACCTGAAATTTTATATAGAGTAAAATTTTTCGGCACAGTTGAAATATATAAAGATGAAAAGGGAAACAATAGATGCAAATGGGTAAATACAGACGATGTGCTTGCAGTCGCATATGATACTCCTATTCCCGGATACAAAAATGAGACGGTAAATACTTTAAGATTATGGCAAGCGAAATCAACTCATGAATTCAAGCTTCAGGATTTTAATAAGGGGGATTATTTCTCAGCAGTACAAAGCAAGAATGATTCGGAAATTATCTCTAAAGTTTTATACCCGAACGATTCATTTCAGCATGGAAAGATTTTAAGACTGAAGCAGCAGTATTTTTTCGTATCAGCAACTATACAGGATATAATTAAGAACTATAAAAAAAATCATAAAGATTTTTCACAGTTTGCTGATAAGAATGCTTTGCAATTGAATGATACACACCCTACAATTGCAATTCCTGAACTGATGAGAGTGCTATTAGATGAAGAAGGACTTAGCTGGGAAGAAAGCTGGAAAATAACTACAAATACCTTTGGATATACGAATCATACTGTAGTTCCTGAGGCTATGGAAGAGTGGTCGATTGATTTATTCGGTAAATTGCTTCCAAGGCATTTGCAGATTATTTATGATATTAATGCAAATTTTTTACATGAAGTAAAAAAAAATGTAAAGAATGATATTCCAACGATTGCAAAGTTATCAATTATAAGAGAAGGTGAAACAAAGTACATTAAAATGGCAAATCTTGCCATAATCGGTTCGCATTCAGTCAATGGTGTAGCTGCATTGCATACTCAGATTTTAAAGGATACTATCTTCAAACATTTTTATGATTTATATCCGGAAAAGTTTAATAACAAAACAAACGGAATTACTCCAAGAAGATTTTTAAAGAAGGCTAATCCATTTTTATCAGGCTTAATTACAGATAAGATCGGTAAAGGATGGGTAAAGGATTTAGATAAATTAAGGAAGCTTGAAAAGTTTGCTGATGAAGAGGAATTTGTAGAGAACTGGATGAACGCAAAATGGTTAAATAAGCAGGCTTTAATTGCTTATATTGAGAAGAATCATAACATAAAAATAAATCCTGAATCTCTTTTTGATGTACAAGTTAAAAGAATTCATGAATATAAAAGACAGCTGCTGAATGCCCTGCATGTAATTCATTTATATAATAGAATTAAAATCAATCCGGATTCTGTTAAGGTTCCCCGAACGATTTTATTTGGCGGTAAAGCAGCTCCCGGATATGACAAGGCAAAGCTTATTATTAAGCTCATAAACAATATTGCGCGGGTTATAAATAACGATAAAGAAGTCGGTGATACATTAAAAGTTTTATTTATTCCGAATTATTCCGTATCGCTTGCAGAAAAAATTATACCGGCTGCGGATTTATCTGAGCAAATATCTACTGCGGGTCTTGAAGCATCGGGTACAGGCAATATGAAGTTTGCGCTTAACGGTGCTTTAACAATCGGAACGTTAGACGGCGCTAATGTTGAAATTCTTGAAGAGGTAGGTGACGATAATATTTTTATATTCGGATTGAAGGCAGATGAAGTAGCATATATGAAGGAGACAGGTTATACTCCTATGGATTATTACAATAAGAGTGAAACTTTGCAAAAGATTTTAAATCAGATTCAATATAATGTTTTCAGCAAAGATGAACCGGGAGTATTTCAATCTATAATTGATGACTTACTTCATGTTGATAACTATTTTGTCTTAGCTGATTTTGAAAATTATATAAACACTCAGCTTTTAGTCGAACAGACTTATTTAGATAAAAAGAGCTGGAATAAAAAATCAATTTTAAACGTCGCAAGAATCGGAAAATTTTCAAGCGATAGAACTATATCGGAATATGCAAGAGATATCTGGCATATTTCACCGTATAAAATTTAA
- the rfbC gene encoding dTDP-4-dehydrorhamnose 3,5-epimerase translates to MKIVQSDLKEVLLIQPTVFGDHRGYFFESYSKKNLLEHGVDYEFVQDNISKSKKGTIRGLHYQIGEKAQGKLCQVIQGTVLDVAVDIRFGSPTFGKYVMCELNDTDHNLIWIPPGFAHGFCVTSDEAIFHYKCTQLYSPKDERAILYNDEDLNIPWNIEEPLVSGKDLVAKKFKEIERDFIY, encoded by the coding sequence TTGAAAATAGTACAATCAGATTTAAAAGAAGTTCTATTAATACAGCCGACAGTTTTCGGAGACCACAGAGGATATTTTTTTGAATCATACAGCAAAAAAAATCTGCTTGAACATGGTGTTGATTACGAATTTGTTCAGGATAATATTTCTAAAAGTAAAAAGGGAACTATTAGAGGGTTGCATTATCAGATAGGTGAAAAAGCGCAGGGTAAACTTTGTCAGGTGATTCAGGGAACTGTGCTTGATGTTGCTGTTGATATAAGATTCGGTTCGCCTACATTTGGAAAATATGTGATGTGTGAGCTTAACGATACTGACCACAATTTGATCTGGATACCTCCGGGATTTGCACACGGATTTTGTGTTACATCCGATGAAGCAATTTTTCATTACAAGTGTACTCAGCTCTATAGTCCTAAAGATGAAAGAGCAATTTTATATAACGACGAAGATTTGAATATTCCCTGGAATATCGAAGAGCCTTTAGTATCCGGAAAAGATTTAGTTGCAAAAAAATTTAAAGAAATAGAAAGAGATTTTATTTATTGA
- the rfbA gene encoding glucose-1-phosphate thymidylyltransferase RfbA codes for MKGIILAGGSGSRLYPITQIYSKQLCLIYDKPLIYYPLSVLMLSGIKDILIISNAETLPWYEKLFGNGSRYGINIEYVLQEQPNGIAQSFILGEEFIGNDSVTLILGDNIFYGNLQFMYDAIKHNTGGTIFGYRVNDPERYGIVEFDETGKVLSIEEKPSKPKSNYAVPGLYVYDNRVVEISKNLKPSPRGELEITDVNVEYLKLGELKVERIGRGIAWLDTGTPEALLQASNFFGVIEDRQGLKVACLEEVAYHMKYITNEQFDEIINALPKSLYRTYLEKVERHKN; via the coding sequence ATGAAAGGCATTATATTAGCAGGCGGTTCAGGCTCACGATTATATCCTATCACACAAATTTACAGCAAGCAGTTATGTCTTATCTATGATAAGCCGCTTATTTATTATCCGCTTTCTGTTTTAATGCTGTCAGGAATTAAAGATATTCTAATAATTTCAAATGCAGAGACTTTACCATGGTATGAAAAGTTATTCGGAAACGGTTCAAGATACGGCATCAATATTGAATATGTATTACAAGAACAGCCAAACGGAATAGCGCAGTCTTTTATACTCGGAGAAGAATTCATTGGTAATGACAGTGTGACATTGATTCTTGGCGATAATATATTTTACGGTAACTTACAATTCATGTACGACGCAATAAAACATAATACAGGTGGAACGATATTCGGTTACAGAGTAAATGATCCTGAACGTTATGGTATAGTTGAGTTTGATGAGACAGGAAAAGTTTTATCGATTGAAGAGAAGCCAAGCAAGCCCAAATCAAATTATGCAGTACCTGGATTATATGTTTATGATAACAGAGTTGTAGAGATTTCAAAAAATCTGAAACCATCACCAAGAGGTGAATTAGAAATTACCGACGTTAACGTTGAATATTTAAAACTCGGTGAATTAAAAGTAGAGCGCATCGGACGCGGAATAGCATGGCTTGATACAGGAACACCTGAGGCTTTACTTCAGGCTTCAAATTTCTTCGGAGTAATCGAAGACAGGCAGGGACTGAAGGTCGCATGCCTTGAAGAAGTTGCATATCACATGAAATATATTACAAATGAACAGTTTGATGAAATTATAAATGCGCTGCCGAAATCGTTATACAGAACATATTTAGAAAAAGTAGAAAGACATAAGAATTGA
- a CDS encoding sugar transferase has translation MKAMILAAGLGERLKPLTLSIPKPMLPVCNKPVMQYSLELCRKHNIKDIKVNLHYLPEQIDKCFGDGSKYDLNISYSIEKNLCGTAGAIKRVKSFFKETFIVLTGDSYHNINLNALIKYHKESNSIATLCIKKTSKKNKDWKAELDGKSNLKSISESENINDEYINCGVYIFEPAIFEHMPDKSVSSIVQDLIPALLEKNIVVNCYVTNDDWSNIDSLEEYWELNMRLCKYDHEGVSGTEKLSEGIYIHPSVKFNNLQVENFKPPIIIGENTTICKGVKLEGPLVLGKELFIDENASLSKSVILSNTYIGKDVDIKDSVVNQNYHMSVSANFGMYVDDDNVLKSHRLIPFKTKFNLFLINATDRLVAFFALLFLTPIFAVVAVLIKLDSKGPVFYISKRLKAPEVETKGNHQYVYFKEKAVKYYVFRTMYVDADARIKELKNKYDTGPFRKIENDPRVTKVGKILRKTSIDELPLFWNVLKGQMSLVGIWALPTYEAKELLDKGLKSEIDNGVIDLSDVAQVRFQGKLGLAGFWQARGRSNLTAEERALHDTYQSVMENLSHEDEEYLGEYTEFKSYKGYLKMLFETFKSVVKRTGAV, from the coding sequence ATGAAAGCAATGATACTTGCTGCCGGACTAGGCGAAAGATTAAAACCACTGACACTATCCATTCCAAAACCAATGCTTCCGGTTTGCAATAAACCTGTGATGCAATACTCACTTGAGCTTTGCAGGAAGCACAACATAAAAGACATAAAAGTAAATCTGCATTACCTTCCTGAACAAATTGATAAATGTTTCGGCGACGGTTCTAAATATGATTTAAATATTTCTTACTCGATTGAAAAAAATCTTTGCGGCACAGCAGGCGCAATAAAAAGAGTAAAGAGTTTTTTTAAGGAAACATTCATAGTCCTTACCGGGGACAGCTACCATAATATAAATCTAAATGCCTTAATAAAATATCACAAGGAAAGTAATTCCATTGCTACACTATGCATAAAGAAAACATCGAAAAAAAATAAAGACTGGAAAGCAGAATTAGACGGAAAGAGTAATTTAAAAAGCATATCCGAATCTGAAAATATAAATGATGAATATATAAACTGCGGAGTTTATATTTTTGAACCTGCAATTTTTGAACACATGCCTGATAAAAGTGTTTCAAGCATTGTACAGGATTTGATTCCTGCTTTACTTGAAAAAAATATTGTAGTTAACTGTTATGTAACAAATGATGACTGGAGCAATATTGATTCGCTTGAAGAGTACTGGGAATTGAATATGAGATTATGCAAGTATGATCACGAAGGAGTATCGGGAACAGAAAAATTATCTGAAGGAATTTATATACATCCTTCTGTAAAATTTAATAATCTTCAGGTTGAAAATTTTAAACCTCCGATAATCATCGGAGAGAATACAACTATTTGTAAAGGAGTAAAACTTGAGGGTCCGTTAGTTCTTGGCAAAGAGTTATTTATAGATGAAAATGCTTCGTTGAGTAAATCAGTCATCCTTAGCAATACATACATTGGAAAAGATGTCGATATAAAAGATTCCGTTGTTAATCAGAATTACCACATGAGCGTCTCCGCAAACTTCGGAATGTACGTGGATGATGATAATGTACTGAAGTCACACAGGCTGATACCATTCAAAACAAAGTTTAATTTATTTTTAATAAATGCTACGGATAGGCTTGTAGCTTTTTTTGCTTTATTGTTTCTCACACCGATTTTTGCAGTTGTTGCAGTATTGATAAAGTTAGATTCCAAAGGTCCCGTATTTTATATATCAAAAAGATTGAAAGCTCCGGAAGTTGAGACGAAAGGAAATCATCAGTACGTTTATTTCAAAGAGAAGGCAGTCAAGTATTATGTATTTAGAACTATGTACGTAGATGCAGATGCAAGAATAAAAGAACTGAAGAATAAATATGACACAGGTCCGTTCAGAAAAATTGAGAATGACCCGAGAGTAACAAAGGTAGGAAAAATTTTAAGAAAGACTTCAATCGATGAACTCCCTTTATTCTGGAATGTGCTTAAAGGGCAAATGAGTTTAGTCGGTATATGGGCATTGCCTACATATGAAGCTAAGGAGTTACTTGATAAAGGATTGAAATCAGAAATTGATAACGGAGTTATAGATTTATCCGATGTTGCGCAGGTAAGATTTCAGGGAAAGCTCGGACTTGCAGGATTCTGGCAGGCAAGGGGACGTTCGAATCTTACTGCTGAAGAAAGAGCGCTGCACGATACATATCAGTCAGTGATGGAAAATCTTTCGCATGAAGATGAAGAATATTTAGGGGAGTACACAGAATTTAAATCATATAAGGGCTATTTGAAAATGTTGTTTGAGACGTTCAAGTCAGTTGTAAAAAGAACAGGCGCCGTATAG
- a CDS encoding ATP-binding protein: protein MKEESVSLIINSSVDYIHFVNDTAEILVKSKAKFSREEDKDKFIQDLRVLIYELFSNAVSHSRSSNVALKYTLSDTELKIEIETLGEGFMIKTIDEEGNYIEWNAPPYKDEILSKEFIVYRDEENLVLSKVTGKYSMELYHKKTGKISKTNKEIPEHYGLYLIACLSDKVSYQRTETGKDIFAIVKNLKGEEA from the coding sequence ATGAAAGAAGAAAGCGTCTCATTAATAATAAACAGCTCAGTTGATTATATTCACTTTGTCAATGACACTGCGGAAATACTTGTGAAGTCAAAGGCAAAGTTTAGCAGGGAAGAAGATAAAGATAAATTCATTCAGGACTTAAGAGTTTTGATATATGAGCTTTTTTCAAATGCAGTTTCTCATTCTAGAAGCAGTAACGTTGCCTTAAAATACACTTTATCAGATACAGAACTGAAAATTGAAATTGAAACGCTCGGTGAAGGATTTATGATCAAAACAATTGATGAAGAAGGAAATTATATTGAATGGAATGCGCCTCCTTACAAAGATGAAATATTAAGTAAGGAATTTATAGTTTACAGAGACGAGGAAAATTTAGTGCTGAGCAAAGTTACCGGAAAATACAGCATGGAATTGTATCACAAAAAAACAGGCAAGATAAGTAAAACAAATAAAGAGATTCCTGAACACTATGGTTTGTATCTTATAGCATGTTTATCCGATAAAGTAAGTTATCAAAGAACTGAAACAGGAAAAGACATTTTTGCAATTGTGAAGAACTTAAAAGGAGAAGAAGCATAG
- a CDS encoding STAS domain-containing protein, whose product MNYEAIDQNGVTFLVIKLRRATADAAKDFKQYLFDLIETSGKKKIIIDLTDVEFVDSSFLGAIVSGLKKVTAVKGDIKIVGLQAPVRAMFELTRLYKVFEIFDAREDAVSSF is encoded by the coding sequence ATGAATTACGAAGCAATTGACCAAAACGGAGTAACATTTCTTGTTATTAAGCTTCGCAGGGCAACGGCAGATGCTGCAAAAGATTTTAAACAATATCTTTTCGATCTTATTGAAACAAGCGGAAAGAAAAAAATTATTATCGATTTAACTGACGTTGAATTTGTTGACAGTTCGTTCTTAGGAGCAATTGTTTCAGGTTTGAAAAAAGTTACAGCAGTAAAAGGCGATATAAAAATCGTTGGTTTGCAAGCTCCTGTAAGAGCTATGTTTGAGCTGACAAGATTATACAAAGTATTTGAAATTTTTGATGCAAGAGAAGACGCAGTTAGCAGCTTCTAA
- a CDS encoding glycosyltransferase, which produces MKLLPKPYNYVHSERIVPEGEPYYPTITFVISASGESKRIIKEKIENTQALIYPREKLEVVFAIAYDTSGAIDETIDEFYKNFLVDPALKNTTSKDEEIYLKFRKYDHDKNLRDEKILTEIEKHLEGDTFTTDDISLEGKKTIDNFINNIGRDDELNIKVTKDIERKGKISQVNRTVEKAKGEILVFSDANSYFNKEALINLAKHFADKQVGCVAGEKRVKKSESSTSGEGEGLYWKYESLLKKTDSKLWTCVGAAGEIFAIRKNLWGDGVEQNTLIEDFVVSMKVAEKGYRVIYEPEAYAEEEPTVDMKEEYIRRRRIAAGGFQAIVILKSLFNIFKYRILSFQYISHRVLRWAVVPFIIPLALILNIYLLKSGFSYIYFLTLLVQLSFYIFALLGYILETKKMKVKIFNIPYVLFVMNYSAYVGLKRFLTGEQKVIWERAKR; this is translated from the coding sequence ATGAAACTTCTTCCTAAGCCGTATAATTATGTTCACTCGGAACGTATAGTTCCTGAAGGCGAACCATATTATCCAACAATTACATTTGTCATTTCCGCTTCGGGTGAGAGTAAACGAATTATTAAAGAAAAAATTGAGAACACTCAGGCTTTAATTTATCCGAGAGAAAAGCTGGAAGTTGTGTTTGCGATTGCTTATGATACGTCAGGCGCAATAGATGAAACCATAGATGAGTTCTATAAGAATTTTTTAGTTGACCCTGCTTTAAAAAATACAACTTCAAAAGATGAAGAGATATATCTGAAGTTTAGAAAATATGACCATGATAAAAATCTGCGTGATGAAAAAATCCTTACTGAAATAGAAAAGCATCTGGAAGGAGATACATTTACAACTGATGACATATCTCTCGAAGGCAAGAAGACCATTGATAATTTTATTAATAACATTGGGAGAGATGACGAGCTTAACATAAAAGTTACAAAGGATATTGAACGTAAAGGTAAAATTTCACAGGTAAACAGAACAGTTGAAAAAGCAAAAGGTGAGATATTAGTTTTCTCCGACGCAAATTCTTACTTCAATAAAGAAGCATTGATAAATCTTGCAAAACATTTTGCAGATAAACAGGTTGGATGCGTTGCAGGAGAGAAGAGAGTAAAGAAAAGTGAGAGTTCAACAAGCGGCGAAGGTGAAGGATTATACTGGAAGTATGAATCACTATTGAAAAAAACAGATTCCAAACTCTGGACGTGTGTAGGTGCAGCAGGAGAAATTTTTGCAATACGAAAAAATCTCTGGGGTGATGGAGTAGAGCAGAATACTCTCATCGAAGACTTTGTAGTATCAATGAAAGTCGCTGAGAAAGGTTACAGAGTAATTTACGAACCGGAAGCATATGCAGAAGAAGAGCCTACAGTCGATATGAAAGAAGAATATATCAGACGAAGAAGAATTGCTGCAGGAGGATTTCAGGCTATAGTAATTTTGAAATCATTGTTCAATATTTTTAAGTACAGAATACTTTCTTTCCAATATATTTCGCATCGAGTATTAAGATGGGCAGTTGTGCCGTTTATCATACCTTTGGCATTGATTTTGAATATATATCTATTAAAAAGCGGGTTTTCGTATATTTACTTTCTCACTTTATTAGTACAGCTAAGTTTTTATATATTTGCATTACTCGGATACATACTTGAAACAAAAAAAATGAAGGTGAAAATCTTCAATATACCATACGTGCTGTTCGTTATGAATTACTCAGCATATGTGGGATTAAAACGTTTTTTAACCGGAGAACAGAAAGTGATCTGGGAAAGAGCCAAAAGATAA
- a CDS encoding response regulator yields MKKNNRQILVIDDDAVTRKLICHNLEKEGYTVFDADSSKHGLAQIKAHNIDLVFCDVMMEDMDGFEFCKLVRQDERYQALPFVFITARTSNEDKIKALNLGADDFISKPVNIQDLLLKTSSILKRVEIYRVYGIRKKFEETFSEKPFQILLVDDDPIILKILSVTFMGAGYDCLIANNAQEGFALARIHNPDLILSDYMMPDVDGFSFRKMLMNDNRLSHIPFIFLTANDQDNVVMESFDLDIKDFISKTTNPRLVAAKVGNVLKTIRKERQNTLLELQEAADSISMEVVPKNMPNLDGFEIIHWHVPFKGMPGGDFIDYIELDENNLVVILGDVMGKKWGAWFFTFSFIGYLRSAIRVVLKEQKVFSAKEVLKKVNESIYDDAKISEIFTTVSLVIVNKKTKEVQYSGAGDLGLLYYDEESKHVRPYQSEGMLLGARQDGDYDTITMSLKHHDSMFVLTDGIIESRNKQGEQYGMERLVQTIEESADLPNQFDYVKEKFLDFTGGVFDDDVSMIAIRCD; encoded by the coding sequence ATGAAGAAAAATAACAGACAAATTTTAGTAATCGATGACGATGCAGTAACGCGCAAGCTTATATGTCACAATCTTGAAAAAGAAGGATACACAGTTTTTGATGCCGACTCATCCAAACACGGACTGGCACAAATAAAGGCTCACAATATTGATTTAGTTTTCTGCGATGTAATGATGGAAGACATGGACGGATTTGAATTCTGCAAACTGGTTCGTCAGGATGAAAGATATCAGGCATTGCCGTTCGTATTTATTACAGCAAGGACTTCCAATGAAGATAAAATCAAAGCTCTTAACTTAGGCGCTGACGATTTCATTTCCAAGCCTGTTAATATACAGGATTTACTTCTCAAGACAAGTTCAATTTTAAAAAGAGTTGAAATATACAGAGTTTACGGAATAAGAAAAAAATTCGAAGAGACATTTTCCGAGAAGCCGTTTCAGATCTTATTGGTAGATGATGACCCGATTATTTTAAAAATTCTCAGCGTAACTTTTATGGGGGCAGGTTATGATTGTTTGATTGCTAACAATGCGCAGGAGGGTTTTGCTTTGGCGAGAATTCATAATCCCGATTTGATTTTATCGGATTACATGATGCCCGATGTTGACGGTTTCAGCTTCAGAAAAATGCTGATGAACGATAACAGGCTCAGCCATATTCCATTCATATTTCTTACTGCAAATGACCAGGATAACGTTGTGATGGAAAGCTTTGATTTAGACATTAAAGATTTTATTAGCAAGACTACAAATCCAAGATTAGTTGCTGCAAAAGTCGGCAACGTATTGAAGACAATAAGAAAAGAGAGACAAAATACTTTGCTTGAGCTGCAGGAAGCTGCGGATTCAATCAGCATGGAAGTTGTGCCTAAAAATATGCCCAACCTTGACGGTTTTGAAATAATTCACTGGCATGTTCCTTTCAAAGGAATGCCCGGCGGAGATTTTATAGATTACATTGAGCTTGATGAAAATAATTTAGTTGTAATATTGGGTGACGTAATGGGTAAGAAATGGGGAGCGTGGTTCTTTACTTTCTCATTCATTGGTTATTTAAGAAGCGCTATAAGAGTTGTGTTAAAAGAACAGAAAGTTTTTTCTGCTAAGGAAGTTTTAAAGAAGGTGAACGAATCTATTTACGATGATGCAAAGATTTCGGAAATTTTTACAACGGTTTCACTGGTAATTGTAAACAAAAAAACAAAAGAAGTTCAATACTCAGGCGCAGGTGATCTAGGTCTGCTTTATTATGATGAAGAAAGTAAGCATGTAAGGCCATATCAGTCAGAAGGTATGCTCCTTGGAGCAAGACAGGACGGCGATTACGATACAATAACAATGAGTTTAAAACATCATGATTCAATGTTTGTACTGACGGACGGAATCATTGAATCAAGAAATAAACAAGGTGAGCAGTACGGTATGGAAAGACTGGTACAAACGATTGAAGAATCCGCCGATCTGCCGAACCAATTTGATTATGTAAAAGAAAAATTCCTAGATTTTACAGGTGGAGTTTTTGACGACGATGTTAGTATGATAGCAATACGATGCGACTAA
- a CDS encoding PorV/PorQ family protein, translating to MKKIIILILLVLTGKVFSQSGEGGEVGAFMKNGFGARATSLGNSFTAISNDASAIFYNPAGLSSENKLQVLGMYSNLFGSIDGMNYGNLGVSKGFEFGTMGMGVIYSSVSDIPYVENVSGPSGEVFSDNELAILLSYSKIVTENLQIGVTGKYIRHSIAGFEASGVGFDVGLLTVVNEKFRMGLMIQDAIGANIKLNGREDTYISKFKLGAAYSPISVLTISPEIMVTGNKKLQFSIGSEYDIYKNMIKLRGGYNSVQDAPSFGVGLKYSQINLDYSYSRNGDLGNVSKFGFILDF from the coding sequence ATGAAAAAGATAATAATTTTAATCTTACTGGTACTGACCGGAAAAGTATTCTCACAAAGTGGTGAGGGAGGTGAAGTTGGCGCATTTATGAAAAATGGTTTCGGCGCTAGAGCGACATCATTGGGCAATTCATTCACTGCAATTTCAAATGACGCTTCGGCAATATTTTACAATCCTGCAGGACTTTCATCTGAAAATAAATTGCAGGTGCTTGGAATGTATTCAAACTTATTCGGAAGCATCGACGGAATGAACTATGGTAATCTGGGAGTTTCAAAAGGATTTGAGTTCGGTACTATGGGAATGGGAGTAATTTACTCTTCTGTTTCAGATATTCCTTATGTAGAAAATGTATCGGGGCCATCTGGTGAAGTTTTCTCAGATAACGAATTGGCAATTCTCTTATCGTATTCAAAAATTGTTACAGAGAATTTACAGATAGGTGTTACAGGAAAATATATAAGACACTCAATTGCAGGCTTTGAAGCATCGGGTGTAGGATTCGATGTCGGGTTATTGACAGTAGTTAATGAAAAATTCAGAATGGGACTTATGATTCAGGATGCTATCGGCGCAAACATAAAACTGAACGGAAGAGAAGATACATATATTAGCAAGTTTAAATTAGGTGCTGCGTATTCTCCTATATCAGTATTAACAATCTCCCCTGAAATAATGGTTACGGGAAATAAGAAATTACAATTTTCTATAGGGAGTGAATATGATATTTACAAAAATATGATTAAATTGAGGGGCGGTTATAATTCAGTTCAGGACGCGCCTTCATTCGGAGTAGGATTAAAATACTCACAGATAAATTTAGATTACAGCTACAGCCGCAACGGTGACCTTGGCAATGTCAGCAAGTTCGGTTTTATATTAGATTTTTAA